One stretch of Sinomonas terrae DNA includes these proteins:
- the smpB gene encoding SsrA-binding protein SmpB, with amino-acid sequence MPKETGRKAVATNRKARHDYHILDTWEAGLVLMGTEVKSLRDGHISLTDGFCTFSNGELWLEAVNIPEYTQGSWTNHSARRRRKLLLHREELVKIEHKVNEQGLTVVPLQVYFNEGRAKVEIALARGKREYDKRQALREKQDNREALRAMRARNRR; translated from the coding sequence GTGCCCAAGGAAACCGGCCGCAAGGCAGTAGCAACCAACCGTAAAGCTCGGCACGACTACCACATCCTCGACACGTGGGAGGCCGGCCTGGTGCTCATGGGCACTGAAGTCAAGTCCCTCCGCGACGGGCATATCTCCCTCACCGACGGCTTCTGCACGTTCTCCAATGGCGAGCTCTGGCTCGAGGCGGTCAACATCCCTGAGTACACCCAAGGGAGCTGGACCAACCACTCGGCGCGCCGGCGTCGCAAGCTGCTGCTGCACCGCGAGGAGCTTGTGAAGATCGAGCACAAGGTCAACGAGCAGGGTCTCACCGTGGTCCCGTTGCAGGTGTACTTCAACGAAGGCCGAGCGAAGGTCGAGATCGCACTCGCACGAGGCAAGAGGGAATACGACAAGCGTCAGGCCCTTCGCGAAAAGCAGGACAACCGCGAGGCGCTGAGGGCCATGCGGGCCCGCAACCGTCGCTGA
- the ftsE gene encoding cell division ATP-binding protein FtsE: MIRFDNVTMVYDKKARPALDSVSIEIERSEFAFLVGPSGSGKSTFLRLVLREDRATAGAVFVAGQNVAKLSSWRVPRLRRGIGVVFQDFRLLPQKTVFANVAFAMQVIGKNRSVIRETVPEVLKTVGLEGMGHRMPHELSGGEQQRVAIARAVVNRPGILLADEPTGNLDPTTSQGIMQVLDKINQNGTTVVMATHDDDIVNSMRKRVIELGEGRVLRDEAKALYTSMMPVVRPPRLGEPAEDRPSVSSPAGVGEEEI; this comes from the coding sequence ATGATCCGCTTCGACAATGTCACGATGGTCTACGACAAGAAGGCCAGGCCAGCGCTCGACTCGGTCTCGATCGAGATCGAGCGCAGCGAATTCGCGTTCCTCGTCGGACCGTCCGGTTCCGGCAAGTCGACCTTCTTGCGTCTGGTGCTGCGGGAGGACCGGGCCACCGCTGGAGCCGTCTTCGTCGCGGGCCAGAATGTCGCGAAGCTCTCCAGTTGGCGCGTGCCACGGCTCCGCCGCGGAATCGGCGTCGTCTTCCAGGACTTCCGCCTCCTGCCCCAGAAGACTGTGTTCGCCAACGTGGCCTTCGCCATGCAGGTCATCGGGAAGAACCGGAGCGTCATTCGGGAGACCGTTCCCGAGGTGCTCAAGACGGTCGGGCTCGAGGGCATGGGCCACCGCATGCCACACGAGCTCTCAGGCGGGGAGCAGCAGCGCGTGGCCATCGCGCGCGCCGTCGTCAACCGTCCCGGCATTCTGCTCGCCGACGAGCCGACCGGAAACCTGGACCCCACAACGTCGCAGGGCATCATGCAGGTGCTCGACAAGATCAACCAGAACGGGACCACGGTCGTCATGGCCACCCACGACGACGACATCGTCAACTCGATGCGCAAGCGCGTCATCGAGCTCGGGGAAGGCCGCGTTCTCCGTGACGAGGCCAAGGCCCTCTACACCTCGATGATGCCTGTCGTCCGTCCGCCTCGGCTGGGGGAGCCAGCCGAGGACCGCCCTAGCGTTTCGTCCCCCGCGGGTGTGGGCGAGGAGGAGATCTGA
- the ftsX gene encoding permease-like cell division protein FtsX: MRLAFILGEIASGLRRNLSMVVSVILVTFVSLTFVGAAGILQLQINQMKGYWYDRVQVAIFLCGPGSSSAGCAGGPVTPDQQKALQALLDSPAVAQYISDYHYESQAEAYQHFKEQFANSPIVDSVTPDQLPSSFRINLKDPQKYQIISETFSSRPGVETVIDQRQLLEKLFSVMNGASVVAIVIAAVMIVCAILLIGTTIRLSAFSRRRETGIMRLVGASKLVIQLPFVLEGVIAAVVGAVLASATVWAVAKFFLGDVLARQYPDTAFISPAQALMLSPLLVGLGVVLAGMSSMLTLRRYLKV; encoded by the coding sequence ATGCGCCTCGCGTTCATCCTCGGAGAGATTGCCAGCGGCCTGCGCCGCAACCTGTCCATGGTCGTCTCCGTCATTCTTGTGACGTTCGTATCGCTGACCTTCGTCGGTGCGGCGGGCATACTCCAGCTGCAGATCAACCAGATGAAGGGCTACTGGTACGACCGGGTGCAGGTTGCGATCTTCCTCTGCGGCCCCGGCTCAAGCTCGGCCGGCTGCGCGGGCGGGCCCGTGACCCCGGACCAGCAGAAGGCTCTCCAAGCCCTCCTCGACTCGCCCGCCGTGGCCCAGTACATCAGCGACTACCACTACGAGTCGCAGGCTGAGGCGTACCAGCACTTCAAGGAACAGTTCGCGAACTCACCGATTGTGGATTCAGTCACCCCGGACCAGCTGCCGTCATCCTTCCGGATCAACCTCAAGGATCCCCAGAAGTACCAGATCATCAGTGAGACGTTCTCGTCGCGCCCCGGCGTTGAGACGGTCATCGACCAGAGACAGCTGCTGGAGAAGCTCTTCTCAGTCATGAACGGCGCATCTGTCGTGGCGATCGTGATCGCCGCCGTCATGATCGTGTGTGCAATTCTGCTGATCGGCACAACGATCAGGCTCTCGGCGTTCAGCAGACGCAGGGAGACCGGCATCATGAGACTCGTAGGGGCATCGAAGCTCGTGATCCAACTGCCCTTCGTCCTCGAGGGGGTGATCGCCGCCGTCGTCGGAGCCGTACTCGCCTCCGCGACAGTGTGGGCGGTGGCGAAGTTCTTCCTCGGCGATGTCCTCGCACGGCAGTATCCGGACACGGCGTTCATCTCGCCGGCCCAGGCGCTCATGCTGTCTCCGCTCCTCGTCGGATTGGGGGTCGTGCTTGCGGGCATGTCGTCCATGTTGACGCTTCGCCGCTACCTGAAGGTCTGA
- a CDS encoding glycoside hydrolase family 3 N-terminal domain-containing protein yields the protein MAEPSRRAMIAIVVSVVLVLSGIAAVVVPGLLTSTATPPTAAPSSQSPSPAPSTSTRSPSPTPSSTAARPGPSPSAAPPPPPPPPQSRAQQLLASMTLEQRAGQVVMTSVPVSGLDAASLAALGSDHIGNVFLKGRTMAGAAPVADVVRAARAQATPAATLGVAPFVATDQEGGQVQILRGPGFSDMPSALAQGTMAPGALRTAAAEWGRELAAVGVDVNFAPVMDTVPSAAFAPQNVPIGRYQREFGFTPDDVAAHGVAFAEGMADSGVEATVKHFPGLGRVTANTDTSTNVTDSVTTRNDPYVVPFADAVHAGAPWVMLSNAFYPAIDPNNYAVFSPTVIQGMLRGDLGFKGIVISDDICDATQVSGFLLDHRGADFLAAGGTMVLCSDQTRAPLVWQGIVDRARSDPGFAKIVDAAALAVLEAKDRAGLLPH from the coding sequence GTGGCAGAGCCGAGCCGTAGGGCGATGATCGCGATCGTCGTGAGCGTCGTGCTCGTCCTCAGTGGCATCGCGGCCGTCGTCGTTCCAGGCTTGCTGACATCGACGGCGACCCCGCCAACTGCCGCGCCGTCCTCGCAGTCCCCGAGCCCCGCCCCCAGCACCAGCACCCGCTCGCCGAGTCCCACGCCGTCGTCCACGGCGGCGCGGCCCGGCCCATCGCCGTCGGCCGCTCCGCCCCCTCCGCCACCGCCGCCGCAGAGCCGTGCGCAGCAGTTGCTCGCATCAATGACGCTCGAACAGCGTGCCGGGCAGGTCGTGATGACGAGCGTTCCGGTCTCTGGGCTCGATGCAGCCTCGCTTGCGGCGCTGGGCAGCGATCACATCGGCAACGTCTTCCTCAAAGGCCGGACGATGGCGGGGGCTGCTCCCGTGGCGGACGTCGTCCGGGCGGCGCGAGCCCAGGCCACTCCGGCGGCGACACTCGGCGTCGCTCCGTTTGTCGCGACCGATCAGGAGGGCGGTCAGGTCCAGATCCTTCGCGGCCCGGGCTTCTCCGACATGCCGTCTGCTCTCGCGCAAGGAACTATGGCGCCGGGGGCATTGCGCACCGCGGCCGCCGAGTGGGGGCGAGAACTGGCCGCCGTCGGGGTGGACGTGAATTTCGCGCCCGTCATGGACACGGTGCCCTCGGCCGCCTTCGCTCCTCAGAACGTGCCGATCGGCAGGTATCAGCGAGAGTTCGGCTTCACCCCAGACGATGTCGCGGCACACGGGGTCGCGTTCGCGGAGGGCATGGCTGACTCGGGCGTGGAGGCCACGGTGAAGCACTTCCCCGGACTCGGGAGGGTCACGGCGAATACTGACACCAGTACCAACGTCACCGATTCTGTGACCACTCGGAACGATCCGTATGTGGTGCCTTTCGCCGACGCCGTCCATGCCGGAGCCCCATGGGTGATGCTGTCCAACGCGTTCTACCCTGCAATAGACCCCAACAACTATGCCGTCTTCTCGCCAACCGTGATTCAAGGGATGCTGCGTGGAGACCTCGGATTCAAAGGGATAGTCATCTCGGACGACATCTGCGATGCCACGCAGGTCTCCGGCTTCCTGCTCGATCACCGTGGAGCGGACTTTCTGGCCGCTGGAGGCACGATGGTGCTCTGCTCAGACCAGACGCGCGCGCCGCTCGTATGGCAGGGAATCGTGGACCGCGCACGTTCCGATCCGGGATTCGCGAAGATCGTCGACGCCGCCGCCCTGGCGGTGCTCGAGGCGAAGGATCGCGCTGGGCTCCTGCCCCACTGA
- a CDS encoding peptidoglycan DD-metalloendopeptidase family protein: MPATCTPDVGRKGAAVAFRGPATVAAISLALTLAASGAARADDLDDQKAQLAQQAQQVESSLEFLDGRISQSASDLATYRAQLPGAQQELVDAQGRVASATKEADALAVRVDAAQQNQAKITQQIADDRGKAQETKKLIGQIATQAYKAGGVPSDLSLIFGDTGGGSLTGSIDLADQALRSQNAALERLSQQTAANVNSEARLAAVESEIKDLKSQADQALEREQAARDDAASKKAAVDKLVSDTDRLNKELEAQRPAIQQQIADVKRQQDQIAAQIADRDRRLREAWEAEQRRLAEQKAAEARAAALAAGRNSTAADAAAQSVRDQAVQVGSPSAFGLRYPFAGNPPITSGFGWRATPPGTIDFFGTGGYMHTGIDFGVRCGTPVYAAAAGTVTVGGWTNGGGGWTVMISHGVVQGNSLTTVYYHNSSVTVSPGQSVSQGQLIAYSGSTGNSTGCHAHFETWLNGSAVNPLTIM; the protein is encoded by the coding sequence ATGCCGGCCACTTGCACCCCTGACGTTGGCCGGAAAGGGGCCGCGGTAGCCTTCCGCGGACCGGCCACTGTCGCCGCCATCTCGCTCGCTCTCACGCTTGCGGCCTCCGGAGCCGCTCGCGCCGATGACCTCGACGATCAGAAGGCCCAGCTCGCCCAGCAGGCGCAGCAGGTGGAGTCGTCCTTGGAATTCCTCGACGGGCGCATTTCACAGTCAGCCTCTGACCTCGCGACCTACCGGGCCCAGCTCCCCGGCGCGCAGCAAGAGCTCGTGGATGCGCAGGGGCGCGTTGCCTCAGCGACCAAAGAGGCGGACGCCCTTGCGGTTCGGGTCGACGCGGCGCAGCAGAACCAGGCGAAGATCACGCAGCAGATCGCCGACGATCGCGGCAAGGCGCAAGAGACGAAGAAGCTCATCGGACAGATTGCGACCCAGGCTTACAAGGCGGGCGGGGTTCCGTCCGACCTGAGCCTGATATTCGGTGACACGGGTGGCGGGAGCCTGACCGGGAGCATTGACCTTGCCGACCAGGCTCTCCGGAGTCAGAACGCGGCCCTTGAGCGGCTCTCGCAGCAGACAGCGGCAAACGTCAACTCCGAGGCTCGCCTTGCCGCTGTGGAGAGCGAGATCAAGGACCTCAAGTCTCAAGCAGATCAGGCCCTCGAGCGTGAGCAGGCGGCGCGCGACGACGCGGCGTCGAAGAAGGCCGCAGTGGACAAGCTCGTCTCGGACACGGATCGCCTGAACAAGGAGCTCGAGGCGCAGCGGCCAGCCATTCAGCAGCAGATCGCGGACGTCAAGCGACAGCAGGACCAGATCGCGGCGCAGATCGCAGACCGGGACCGTCGGTTGCGCGAGGCGTGGGAGGCCGAGCAACGCAGGCTCGCAGAGCAGAAGGCTGCCGAGGCGCGCGCTGCGGCCCTCGCAGCGGGGCGGAACAGCACAGCGGCCGACGCCGCGGCACAGTCCGTGCGGGACCAAGCAGTCCAAGTTGGCTCGCCGTCAGCGTTCGGCCTGCGTTACCCGTTCGCGGGCAACCCGCCCATCACCTCGGGCTTCGGATGGCGGGCGACGCCGCCGGGCACCATCGACTTCTTCGGCACCGGCGGCTATATGCACACCGGGATCGACTTCGGCGTCCGTTGTGGAACGCCGGTGTATGCGGCGGCCGCAGGAACCGTGACCGTGGGCGGCTGGACGAACGGCGGCGGGGGCTGGACGGTGATGATCTCGCATGGCGTGGTCCAAGGGAACTCGCTCACGACTGTCTACTACCACAACTCGAGTGTCACGGTCTCACCCGGCCAGTCTGTCAGTCAGGGCCAGCTGATTGCGTACTCGGGCAGCACCGGAAACTCGACCGGATGCCACGCACACTTCGAGACGTGGCTCAACGGCTCGGCGGTCAACCCGCTCACCATCATGTAG